GCTCTAGCTTGATTTGATATTGATTTCCTTTTTAGGACATGTATAGTTAGCTATTTAAACAACAATAGCTTGTGGGAATAATCAAGCTGAGTTCACTCTCAAACTCTTGACTTCTCACTGACGTTTATCTACTCTGTAGCTTCCTTTCCCCTTCCCTTTTCTCAGAGTGTTCATGTACAAGTGATCAATATTTTTGGGGCTTGTAGTTGTCAGAGGCTCAGAGCTTGTTGAATAGCTGTGTAGCATTTTGTTTGTTTTCCACAGGCGAGAGTTTTTTCCATTTGTTCTCTACGACTTTCTTAATATATCAGTTGCATGTTAAATCACTTGCTGATTGGAGAATTGTGTTGTTTCTACTTATTGACAAATTACATTGTGCTATATTTTACTTATGTATTACTTTGTGTTCAGGGTTTTTGATTTGTCTTCGGCCCTTGGCCAGCCAGAGCAGGAGTATTATCTACAGCCCGTGGAGCCTGGCAGTTCGCACAATGCTACAGCAATCTGCCCTGTCGATTTTTCTTTTGGGGGTGATCATATGTGGGACAGGTTCAGTGTAAGTTCTATTCTTATTTTGCAACTGGTAAcagtgtatatgtatatataaatcatgATCAAAACAGTACATGGGTTGTACTAAAATCATATATTCAAGAGAGCTTACAAATTCTACTGTGCTATGATTAAATTGAATCTAAAACATCAATCATTGAAGCAGTTCCATTTTAGGATATCTAATTACACCAAAAACATTGGATGAATACTGAATTCAGCTTGATTTTCTGCATATTATTCTCCACATTCTCAATCATCTAGAGTTTCTCTCCTTCCAGATTAAATGTCCACCAGATGCAAGCAGGGACAATTCTCCATCAACTTTTGTCTTTTGCTTGCACCTACTTCCTGCCAGCTCTTGAGTGCCTCTGAATCCTTACCAGGCATAGTCCAAGATATGCAAAAATATTCTCCAAATCTGTCCTGTAATCTTGCAATGTAGAAATAGAGGATTCACTGTCTCTGCATTTTCCCCACAGAAGAAACATCTGGAAAATGGTTCCCTCTTCCATCAAATTGTCCTGTCTAAGGATGGTTTCCTTCACCTAAACCTCACAAAACAAGTTACTGTGTCTTATTTTAGTTTTCCAAGAGCTTCCAAAGCCAGTAGTTGATTGGAATGGTTCATCATTATGGAACGTTTCCAAGTTAGAAAAAAAGGTTCATCATTCTGTAAGCTGCACTAACTTGGAAGGAGCCATTGTTACTGCCCAGCCGCCATGACACATCTCCTCCTATCTGAAGCCCACTAACTACTTCAACTGTGCAAAAATTGAGCCAttcttagtttaattttttaccaCCTTCCCGTTATATCATAGACATAGTGCTTATAAAAGTTATAAGCTCAGTTATACTTTGGTGATGCCCTGTTGACAAACTTTGGGGACTTAAAAGAATATACTTCATCAGTGAATCATGATCTTTTCACTATGTGAATATGTGggatgataaaaattaaaagaaatggCATGGTAATAGTTTATGAACCGTAGCTGCATTGATATGTTTGGTCATAACAATATATGGAACTAGTGTATCACTATATAGTAGCAGATTTACtgtttattttctaaaatccATGTTCTGGCAGTGGTGGTTATGATCAAGTGGTTTTACCATCATTAGCTTTGTATGTGAAAGTTgagtaattatattattttatgcagGTTTTCGTCTTGTTTAGTGATGGCTCAGTTTACATCTTATGTCCTGTTGTTCCATTTGGAAGGTAATTTGCCAGAGATCATAATGCTGCTAATCTTGAGGTTTTATTAGGAGATGCTTatgaacagaaatttaaatatgatgGTCGTGAAgtgatattaatttttgtgaGGTCCTTCTATTAGTtgacaaaaagataaaatatctttttccaTAATGCTTCtgacattttcttatttttgctCACTTGTAAACTTGATCAACTTATAGGTTAATTTCCTAATATTTTGATACTCGTGTGTCTGTATAAGAGATCTCATAGACTATTACCTTTCCCTTAGAGCAATTATTCCTCCTCCCATGTTTCTCATTTTCATATTCTCATCAAGACTTTTAAATTGCATATGTTTCTCCTTATGCCCTGTGTTGCTATTTTTGGCCCGTGCAAGTAGCAGGTCGTAATACTTCACTTAATCTCACCAAAGTAGCTGCTTTCTATTCGAACAGTGTGTACAAATGGGAATCTGTACTTGAGTTATATAGTGATGCTCAAATGTTTGGTCTGAAATCAGCGAATTCAAAAGCTGTGAAAAACTCAAATTTGGCAATCTCTTGGTTGGGAGCAACATTTCCTGAACTAAATCGGGAAGAAGTTCATGCAGAAAATGCTGCTGTTCTTAGAGCTCAACCTTATGCTTTATTTGATTCTTCAATCTCATTACAGGTACACTTTCAACTTACGGTgcttattttcttgattttgttttcattaattcttttcttctttctcttgttAGTCGATGCTGCATTTGAATATTCATGAATGTGAACTGTCAGATTGTTGAAAATCGAAATAGTGTGCAGCACACTGTCTTTTCTTACAGGGGAAACAAACTATTTGATTTTCACTTTATGTTCACGGATCAAATTCTATTTGTAGATTTTGAGAAATAAGTGAAGACTTTTATGtctttcaatatatttttatgttccATGAGAAGGGGTATTTATACAAGTGAATTCTGACTTAATTAAGAAATGACAATcaattacaacaaaagaaaaacattgttcttttaattacactgggaaaaggaaaaataaagtcTCCTAAAATCATGCTAATTAGTTAACACAATCAACACCTCCTATGATGGAGCAAAGATGTCACACGTTTGAACTTGGAAACTTAAGTATTAATGGCTATGCTGGCCACCTCGAAAAAGTTGTTACAAGAGAAAAGAGAGCACAAATACTTACAAAGATCCTATAAAATTCACTAGCTGGATCTCCTGTTCTTTACACCAATAAAGAAGTGATTGCTTTTCACTTAATTGTATAACACATTCTTTCCCTAAAAAAAATCTTGAGAAAATAGTCAAATGCCCCCTCAACCTGTTATTATATTTTCAGCTACACACTTATGCTTTACGGGAGTATTATTAATCCTTAGACTATTTTAAAACGGAATAATTACACCCTTAGATGCTGACTTAGCACAGAGAGTGTCCTCACTCTCTTGGAGGCATGTGTAAGTCAAAagaattgataaaaaatattttagtaacattttaatttgcctttttgttaaatatatattttcacttttctcttttactttttttttctttttctttttcccctCTCTTTATCGTTACTCGACATTAACCTCTCCACCATTTCCTCCACCTTGAACCACCAGCACTATACTAACGACATCTTTTTATCCATCttctaatattttctttacAATTTGCTTCACGGAGTAAAGACCAATATAATTAACCATGGGTAATAGTGTGCTAGATGCAATACCTGGTTATATGATGTCTGTGTTCCCAGTACCAGATAAGGTCATACGGAGGATAGATGCTTTGAGAAGAAATTTCTTTTGGCGTGGAAATGAAGACAAAAAGAAGTTTCATCTAGTCACGTGGGAAGAGGTCACAAAAAACAAGAATGACGGGGGACTGGGGATTAGGAACatgaagaaacaaaacaaaagccTAATGCTGAAATGTCTTTGGAAGTTTATCACAGGAGAGAATATGCTTTGGAGAGAGATGATCAGGGCAAAATATGAAATGGAGAATAGGTGAATGACAAAGATGGTGACTACGCCATATGGATGTGGTATCTGGAGATCAGTAAGAAATCTTTGGCCTCTGTTTCGTTCTAGAATTAGATTCCAGGTGGGTAATGGAATGAAGGTGTCATTTTGGGAGGACAGATGGATAGCCCAAAGAACCCTGAAACAATTATTCCCGGACTTATATACTGAGCTATCAATAAAATGCAACTGTGGCTAAAATCTGGACAGGACGGGTGGAACTTACATCTTAGGAGGAATCTAAATGATTGGGAGTTAGGGAACATAGTGCCCTTCCATGATACAATGGCACAATTTAGTAATTTGACCAGGGAAGAAGATAAGGTTGTGTGGAAGATTGGCAGCAAAGGGTTTGTCAGTGTCAAGTCAGCTTACAAAGATCTCaatcattcaaattcaaatgacAGGAAGGAGCTCTGTCCATGGCAGATGATATGGAAACCTAAAAATTCCATACAAGGTAAATTGTTTCACATGGTTACTAGCAAACGAAGCAGTGCTGACACAAGAGAATATAAAGAAGAGGAAGTTCCAACTATGCTTAAGATGCTTTTTGTGTGAGGGACAGGCAGAGACAGTCAACCATCTCTTCCTGCATTGCAAATGGACAGATCAATTATGGAGAATATTCAGAAACCTTAGGATTATCATTTGGGTGAAACCAAGAAACATAGCACAACTCCTAAATTGTTGGATCAATATAGGCAATACTACAATTAAGGAGGAGAGATGGAGGATTGTCccaacttgtatatggtggACAGTGTCGAAAGAAAGGAATCAAAGATGACCTTAGGATTATCATTTGGGTGAAACCAAGAAACATAGCACAACTCCTAAATTGTTGGATCAATATAGGCAATACTACAATTAAGGAGGAGAGATGGAGGATTGTCccaacttgtatatggtggACAGTGTGGAAAGAAAGGAATCAAAGATGTTTTGAGGGCAAGAAGAACAATTTGCAGAATTTTAAGATGAATTGTATagctctttattatttttggtgtaaacagaaAGTTTTAGTACAGGTAGAAGAACTTTTTGATGTTATAGATTATTTGTGACAAAAAGCACAAATGGAGTTAGTCTAGTTTGTAATACTTTTGGAGGGGGGCTACTTTGATGTTGTATACCTGTGgataaataggaaaaaaagttatcattcttaaaaaaaaatgcagaagaagAAAGATTGGAATCAagccaaaaaaaagaaaagaaaatagaattattTAACACCTTCCATCATTGAAGTGTCCATTTTATTactaaatttcttttttgattaaCAGAGAAATCCATTCAATTAAAACAATTATGattgttaaataattttcttcgaTCATGAATTTCATAAAGTAAACTAAACATGAGTTTTTGGTGTTTGATCTGGGTATATAGTCCCAGCCACTTGGGTTGTAGATGCCTTGATCGCTCCACTGGATGAGTTTATATTGCCCGACACATCAAATTTGATGAGAGCAAATTCCCATTTGCCGAACCTTCTATCCTTGGCCCTCCCCCATCCCAACCAACTTCGTCACACCCTTTGATTTCTCTCCCTGTTGCTATTGCTCCAAATTCTAGTCCTCCACAACCGCCCACTCCTCCTAGTTTATTTCCACCCGCACCTTGTGACACTCCTCATTCTTCGTCACCACATTATAGTACTAGTCACGGTCCCCACCAAACAAATGTACCCATCATCCCTCCTAGTGAGTCTTGTCCTTCATCGTCGACCTTGTCCTTGCCTACATCACCTCCAGTGGCCGACTTCTCTAATTACAATCTTGTTCCTAATCCGCCTCTACCACCCAAgccacataataataataattgaattatatcttTCGTGGTCTTATAATCTCAAATTAGTTCAGAATATCAACACCATTAATCTACCTTCTCACCGGTTTTGGGTTTGTAACATACATCAATTATCAGATCTTATCTTCAAGCTCTATTGTTGTTTGGTGAAGACCCAAGAATTTGACCATCGACAGCTcgttataaaatttattacaaatttGGTGTCATGGAGACAAAGaaataacattataaaaaaatacaaaagtgaTGAGTAATCAAGCTCGTCAAGGTGCTGAAGGATGGTATAAGGTGatgaaaaaatgataataaaatagcTTTTTTTTTAGTGTGTGACTGATTTGGAAGAAGGGaatgaaaaacaaaagagaagaagaaggaataaaaataacaatgatCTTTTTGTAATTAATCAAAATGGGGATAAAGagataataaatattagtaaCAAAAAATGACAGCTGGCAGCGAGTGTGCATCACTAGATGTTGAGAATGTGGTTGTCTAGTTTTAGGGTGGtaaatatttagtttttaaaGAAGCCAGTGGGGTAATAGGATCCCCTGCAAAGATaagtgtgatgttgagaatccGATAATAGGTTAGGGAGGCATTTCTCTACTTcctcaaatttttttgatttctttctttccagATATTCCACCATATTCCACCAGATGCATGCTGAAACTATTCTCCCCACCTCTTCTGACTCTTGCTACTTTCCTTTTTCTAATCCAACGGCTTAATAAATCTCCTGAGTGTCTGGGCATAGTTCAGCAGTCCAGTTTACACTGGCTATGCTGGTAAATAAAATCCAGACCTGTGCTCTTCTCTTGCAGTGGAGAAACAGGTGTTTGTTGGTCTTCAGATCCTCTTTGCACGGAGAACACCTCGTCTACAATGCAGTGGAGAAACAGGTGCTTGTTGGTCTCCAGAGCCTCTTTGCACAGAAAACACCTTGAGGCTATGTTGGTGCCCCTCCTCTACAGTGCCTCATGAGTCAGAGAGGCTCTTCTAGCTAGCTACCAGCCAAGAGAATCTTTTCACTTTGGTTGGAGCTACTCTTCCAGATTCCTTTCCATGGGTCTGTTGTTCTACATGCACTTCCTActgagtaatttttttaaaaaaagatacttAAGAGGCCATAAAGTCTATTAAAACaccaacaaattaaaacattgaaaaccaaataaaataaaaataaatacatatgacaagaaagaaaatgaaaagcaGAGAAAATGTTACGAAATGTTTTAAAAAGCTTTTAGGGTagttttgtaattatttattctaATGCAAGTGTGAAATgctatgtattactaatacctagaattacttggtattagtaatacacaaTAGAGTATATAACTAATGTAAGCATTAGTTATACATGGCAAGAAAATGTGCGCCAAACAAGGTACTACTAATACACACCTAATGCATGCAttacactctaccaaacgaccccttaaagacccatttgccccttaaatctctttttatatcttttCCATTATAATAGTGGAGGACAtctttgtaaattaattttttatgcaaTGCATGCTTTATTTAAtacatcaaaccaaacaatgcaTAGAAATTCTATATAATTAATGCaagcataactaatacatgcatTGCTAATACAAGCATTACTAATACACTCTATTAAGCAGTATtcttatacactctaccaaacgacccctaagtAGTGTAGGGGTTATTTTTTACCAAATGTTCGGGATTAAAATTCGACAAAAagttttcttttcaattatatcCTTAGAATTATTATGGGATTTTCTATTTCATGTAATTGGGGCAAGATAGATAATTGTTTGCCAATATTGTTTTTTATGGCCTTCTAACTAGCTAGGAGAAGAACAATTGTATTGCAGTGTTTGCTATTTTCttagttaaattatttgatGGTAAATGATTGTCATCTTAACAAATTTATCAATCAGCGTTAgttttcaatttataaaagataaacCATCTACTTTGAAAACCAAAAAGACGGTAAACAATAGTGAAATCGAATAAATCATCTACATTTACAGATAAAAATATGCAAGTTGTAGTTTTAATAAGTatgcaattttataaattgttcaaaatacaaataattagaaaaccacatatatatcaagaaaaatacATTCAAGTCACAAACGTCATGTGgtgatatattttacttttttattagtaaatgttaaacaactcacattttaaatattatattgattCATTTTGGATTTATTTAGCAACAAACAACTctctaattaatgaaatttgcaagataatttatttaaataaatttagtagtacaaatataaaatatataatcaagaaaataaacaaattgatTAAAATGATTTGAGGATACTTTTGTCTTTACTATAGTAATCCCATGGTATTAAATcatatgtattactaataccaccaaatggaaggtattagtaatacatcatATAATACCATATAGGGTGCATGCATTAGTTATACATGGGCCCACAATGCCTACCAaacatagtattaaataataccaTACATAATACGTAGATTGTTTCTCTTAATACTCCCTACCGAACGACCCCTAAGGGTATTAAGTTGCATTCTGTTGATAAGATGGGCAACAACTAGAAGGACATCCCCTAGTAGGTTTTTTGGTAGAGTCATGGTAAACATAAGAGATCTTGTCACTTCTAATACATGCCTAATTTTCCTCAGTCATATTTTGTGCACTAGAATAGGGACTAAGTTTGATGGATTATCCCATTAAACTCTAAATAAGCACCAAATCTTTTTCCATGTATCTATGCCATTGCCAGTTTGCACGATTTTTTTCTTAGCCTCAAATTAAGTACTAATCATCATCTTATGAATTGACTGAAAGTAAGTATCAAAAGTGTACGGCATAAATTGCTTAGCGATTTGGGGGTGCATAGTATTCGAAAGTGTGCCACATCTAATATATCTAACTAGTTCCTTGTACTGCTTACCTCGGTTCTTCAATCGTTGAGTTTGGTGCTTATTGACACATGACAGGCTCTTCTAAAGTCTTACAAAACTATTCTTCTAGTCACAAAGGGATTTATGTCGGAATAGCTAATGGCTTGCTAACCACTGCCTTTGGAACATATTCGATTGTCTATACACCTAATAGGCTGATATTACATTACCACCCATTCTTTATATATCGTAATTTCCTAATAATCTATTACTCCCTGTCCCAATGAATATTGCTTAGAGATTTGTAGGTGCATAGTATTTGAAAGTTATGTCCTAACAAGTGATATTGGAATCCCATAAACCATTATCAAATGCAGTAGGTTGGTTCTGCTCTCCATTAATATAACCAAAgcaattttctaaatttaatataGAGCAAACAAGACCTTGACTATGCACGATACGCCccatataatttcataatattgGTTTTTGTAAgagaattattatctatttgcTTTGTGTCCCCcacagaagaagaaaaaccaAATAAAACCATTGCATAGATCAGTCTCGTCGGAAAACCAGCTCTGCTTTGATGGAACCTAACTCTGGTTATCGAAAAAATCTGAAACTTGGTGGGTAAGCATGAAATTAACAAGAAGCAAGTAATCTGTAAAACATTCGGGAGTAGTCATTGGTGACACCCCCtccctttttttgttttttgttttttgctgGGAGGGAGAAACACTTACCTCAAAAGGCAGCAAggactctgataccatgttgaaTTTGAGTAAGAAGAAAAGGCTTCTTTGTATTTCAGTATATcatattgttgtatgagaaggGTTTTACGTAAATGAATCCTAACTAATTAAGGAAAGAAGTCAaattcaataaaagaaaatattctatTCCTATACTTGCGctaggaaaaggaaaaatagagtCCCCTAAAGTTGTGCTAATTAATTAACACAATCAAAactaattttttcaatattattgttgTGTTTACCATGCATGTTAGATAGATATAGCAGTCACTAGATGGGCTTCATCGGCACCATTTACCTTGAACTTCTTCAGAAACCAACATTAATTTGAGTTTCAGAATGTGAAGGAAGAAGGCTTCTATGTGCCGCCCCCTTTCTAAAATTGGGATAAACGATGATAGTAACATGGCAGTATTAAATGTTGCAagttgtaatatttttaaaaatcagaaGATCTATTGATATTGATGCATGTAAGAGAAGAGAACAAAATAGCTATCTACCCTTCAATTGAACGTACACGGATGACAAATATATTGACATTGGATTCCGACTGGATTGCACTAGGAAGAAGAAAGATACAGTAGAAAGTCTTTCCCGTCTGTCCTTATTACCTAGTGCATTGAATTTTTTGCCCAACTCCTTATCTTGTTGGATGCGAAACTCTTATTCTGTCTTAGTTACTTGTAACAAGTTGTGGCAGGTTTGATTTCGTGGAATATAATACAAGActgttaccttctcaaaaaaaaaaacttgtgtATTGGCGAAGGAGTCCAGACTTGAACAAGTTTTAGAAACTGTAGACTATAAAAGTTGTGGTGGAAAACATGGTGAATCCAATTGAGACTTATTTCAAcacaaataactctattttctcTTCCATGCATCTCCTCAGATAGAAATCCACTGAACTTCCATTTCTGTGTCCAGAGGGGCCTCATTCCAGTTTTCTTTCTTATCCTTTTTATGCTGAAACAAATACCACTATAAGCTTTGATTAGATGAGCACTGCATTCTCCTTTTTTCTGTTTCTTGAAGTGGAGAAAGTGTACGTGAAATTGCAATTTTACACGGTGACATCTAAGTTAAGCTGCACAGCTATTCTTGTTTCTCTTTATGAAGGAAAAGAGTGTATTTTCAGTCAGTGCAAAACACTTTTGTGTGCTGGCTTATGTTTTGGTTATATAATGGAACTGTTTTCCGGAAGAGATAGCTTGCTTGATTCTCTTTCCAACTATGTAACACCTTATGTTGTAACACTGGCTTCACTTGCAGGGACCTTTACGTAAAGTAAGTCATGGTGTTGAAGATGACTCAGTTCATCCTCCAGTTCATGAAGGGCGTGCTGTCAGTTTTCTTTATGATTTAGTTAGCAAAGATTCTATCCTAGTAACTGCTTGGAGTGGGGGGCAGTTGCAGATAGATGCTTTAGCTGATGAAGTGCAGCCTGTCTGGAAGGTTGGTAGTCCACCTCGGGTATGTCTGGATTCAACTGATAGTATAGTTGGCCTTGCAATGATTTGCGAGTCATTGTCAAGTGACACCTCCATTTTGAAGCTTGATGTGCCACCAGATCATACTTTATGGTTGGGGCATCCACCTCCTCTTCTGAGGTTGGCTATTGTGGATTTAGCTCTGCCCAGAAGAAGCGGTTCTGTTTTATCAATGTTTGTTGATCCCATTATTTCAGAACGAATATATTGCCTTCATGAACGAGGAATTGATTCAGTAGTGTTGCACTTTTTGCCTTTCACTAATCAGACTCGTGGCAAAGAAGACATGATGAGAAGTCCCTCTGTGCATCCTGTTCTTAGCACTTCCCAAGGAGAAGCATCATCAGCTAGCCCACTTTCTGGTTTCTTGGCTCTATCAGATTCTTTTGGAGATTCATGGATTGTGGGTCTTACCCCTTCTAATGAGTGTATAGTGGTTGAGATGGAGACTTGGAATACACTTCTTCCCCCAATTATTGATAAGGTTGACAAACTCATAGGTGCAGAAGTGCCAAAAGATACAGATTCTACTATCATAAGCAAAGAGCTCCTAACTGGGCCCAGGGTAGTTCTTTTGCCTCCTTCATCACCTCATTTGCGCTCAGTTTCTGCAGATTCAATTGAAGGCCGATCAACCCTTCATCAATATTTCAAGCTTTTTCATGAAAACTATGTGGAATATGCCCACAAGGTAACATTCTGCTGTTCGTACGCTATAGTTCTGATTTGAGATGTGACTTTTTCCTGTTGAgctctctcttttttttgttggatatcGTCTTATCATCTGCAAGTCTTCATATTTCCCCCTCTGAGGGGACAAGGGGTGTGCCTTATTTTATCTGCTAGTGAAAAGTTTTGGTGGCAATATTCTTTTACTACCTGTGTCCCATTTAATATGAGGTACTTTGACTCGGCAAAgagttgaagaaaaaaaaggaagacttttaaaacttgtggTCTAAAATGAATGATAGAAATTTATGTGgctataaataatttcatttagggtaaaatatacattttaaagttacattgttacttaatatagaaATGTGGCCAGGATGGGGATCTTTACTTAGATGATCAGATGCATCTGTTGGA
The DNA window shown above is from Solanum lycopersicum chromosome 11, SLM_r2.1 and carries:
- the LOC101254353 gene encoding nuclear pore complex protein NUP88-like; the encoded protein is MRYNFEEEDGGRQSEDVEWLPLQHHPVFSTPPDRDRDGDRALTMPKNLLAWDGASRLYFWDSYKTCLHRLSLRLGEPDPTSLLAASPSKVLQADVQLNSEVQRISINRNGSALFLISLDGLYVMYLYGRTSTKENTIICRTVLVGSEIYFDRNNALRTLKVCWHPYSDTHLGILSSDSVFRVFDLSSALGQPEQEYYLQPVEPGSSHNATAICPVDFSFGGDHMWDRFSVFVLFSDGSVYILCPVVPFGSVYKWESVLELYSDAQMFGLKSANSKAVKNSNLAISWLGATFPELNREEVHAENAAVLRAQPYALFDSSISLQGPLRKVSHGVEDDSVHPPVHEGRAVSFLYDLVSKDSILVTAWSGGQLQIDALADEVQPVWKVGSPPRVCLDSTDSIVGLAMICESLSSDTSILKLDVPPDHTLWLGHPPPLLRLAIVDLALPRRSGSVLSMFVDPIISERIYCLHERGIDSVVLHFLPFTNQTRGKEDMMRSPSVHPVLSTSQGEASSASPLSGFLALSDSFGDSWIVGLTPSNECIVVEMETWNTLLPPIIDKVDKLIGAEVPKDTDSTIISKELLTGPRVVLLPPSSPHLRSVSADSIEGRSTLHQYFKLFHENYVEYAHKVYFEIRHHAPHVKKIIDDQCSRLCKAQQKILEVERKQEKIEDRVEHAVRFHSELEERLQSLRHLPAAHKTSLSKAEREFKSELDRFRGVELDALRSSIEAVNARLKRYTHSLQPSQSNEERQVSVRRKVRVQENEMSLLKASLEKLSVMNSENAKKVKVVESALKGREIGT